The genomic stretch ttattttaatatcaatttCACAAGTTAAAATTTAGGGGTTCGGGACAGCCACCTCCcaattgaaagtacccaataaatgatgattttatatagaTTAAGCTTATTTTATATAGATTAAGCTTATAATTGAATCCcacagtaatattttaaatattattgtgggattcaatagataatagaaggatcttagtaaacatctaaaatttgaatactttaatgctttttgaatgtgttttttagTTGTGGGACAGTAGTttgcaccaattctgtagaatggcccattcACAAATATTCATTGTCACTCTAATTAacacaattattattgtttaattagctcGTAGTAAAGAAATTAATTGGTTATTACATAAATAGTTCTCACTTTATATTAAAGGTCATGGAAAATGGGAAAATTACATTAAGTGCTTTAATCCATCAAACAGCACAATCGCCATTCGTCACTGCTAGTTCTTTGACGTCGGCTCACTGTCACGGTCTTTACAGGCCTTATTGCGGTTTTGTCATTATTGTGTTTTCCTGTTTGCAGGTATTCTGGATACCTTGGAAGGACCCAACTTTCCACCCATCCAGAGAGTGGCCAGAGATGTCCCCGTTGTTGCAAACGCTGTTGTGAATGCAACAATCAAGTCAATAGCTGCACTTGTACAGTCACAGTGATCATATATTGGGCTTCTGGGTTGGTCGCACAGTCCAGTGAGGCTGGTATACATATATAGGGTCGGGGCAAAACAAAATCATGGGGCGCACCTTAGGTCTGAGCTCAGTTTGTATCTCATATATTGTTCTTGACGCCATCAAACGGACCCAAAAGGATGCTTTTAGGTCAAGATGGCTTCACTTCATTTTGGCTCATTAATAGGAGACACCAGTTTTGGCACACTATCCCATTCACTGTATGCTTGTCTTAATCATTTTTGTTGCTAAGAGTTACAGTACCTATGATCTGCTAATGTTCGAATGGTTTGGTTTATTCAGATTATGTGTGGATTCCTTAAGGATGCCGATACTAATAACTGAGGTTATTCTTCACAATGTTTTGTAAAACCCTGCTGTCATTAAATGCAGCTGTATGTTTGTGCTCGTTAAGAGTGCACTGTCAATTACTGGGACAGCTAATGACATCACACAACACTTCTGTTTTTAGATCTTGttgcataacttttttttttttttttagatgttttcaCAGTTGAAAAGAACAGTCTTCTTCAAGACTCAGTAAAGAAGTCTGTCTTGATCGGAAGGCAAAGTGTATAGATACAGAAAagaaatgatattttatttgaagATGAGAAAGGTTGTTATGGTGCATTCAATCTTTTTTTCCTGATCCATATTTAACCAGCCATTGTGTTGCAGTCTGATTCCTGCTATTAAAGCTGTGGTTGGGTGTGAGGGTTTTCTGTGCTCTCTCATTATGTTGTCTTTTACTTGTGAGCTTATTTAAAGGGTCCTTGtaaagagaaaataaagaaatgctGTTGTCCTTATTTGGGATCAGAGGCGTCATGTTTAATACTAGAGTTAGGGGTTTGTTCATGATCAAATCCCAAACCCTTAGTATAggcaatagtaatagtgataTAACTATAGAGGAAAAAGATGAAAAGTTGATTCAGCATAAAGCTGGTAGGTTGTGGAATTTAGACTCAGATTAAAGCAATTAAATAATACCCACATtttttgtactaaatataaGATAAAACTGTACATAACTGATGCTGTGAACTGGAACAGTTGGCTGAACTCACACAATAAAGCCACTACCCAAAATGATTTGATGTAGCCTAAATataaacacattatatatagGTTATAAATTGACTTGCATTTGAGTCAAGTAAGTATTTGATCCCCTACCAACCAGCAAGAATTCTGGCTCCTACAGATTGGTTACGTGCCCATGTGAAACACAGATTAGtcctgtcactttaagaaagtACTCCTAATGTCAGCTCATTATGTATATAAAAGACACCTGTCCGAAGAATCTGTATCTTCCATTCAAACCTCTCCACCACCATGGGCAAGACCAAAGAGTTGTCAAAGGATATCAGAGACAAGATTGTAGACCTGCACAATGCTGGAATGGGATACAAGACCATCAGCAAGAAGCTTATTGAGAAGGAGACAGCTGTTAGTGTGATTATTCGGAAACggaagaaatacaaaataaccaTCAATCGCCCTCTGTCTGGTACTCCATGCAAGATCTTGCCTTATGAGGAAAGGATGGTCATGAGAAAGGTGAGGGATCAGCCCAGAACTACACGGGAGGAGCTTGTTAATGATCTCATGGCAGTTGGGACCACAGTCACCAAGAAAACCACTGGGAACACACTATGCCACGATGAATTGAAATCCTGCAGTGCCCGCAAGGTCCCCCTGCTCAAGAAGGCACATGTGCAGGCTCGTTTGAACATCTAAATGATCCAGAGAAGGCTTGGGAGAAAGCGCTGTGGTCACATGAGACCAAAATTGAGCTCTTTGGCATCAACTCAACTCGCTGTGTTTTGGAGGGAGAGAAATGCTGACTATGACCCCATGAACGGCAtccctacagtcaagcatggaggTGGAAACATTGTGCTTTGGGGCTGTTTCTCTGCTAAGGGTACAGAATGACTTCACTGCATTGAGGGGCCGATGGGCGGggccatgtactgtaaaatcTTGGACGAGAACCTCCTTCCCTCAGCCAGAACACTGAAGATGGGTCGTGGATGGGTCTTCCAGCATGACAATGACCCAAAACATTCTGCCAATGCAACAAAAGAGTGACTCAAGAAGAAGCACATTAAGGTCATGGAGTGGCCTAGCCAGTCTCCAGACCCCAATCCTATAGAAAATCAATTTATAacctttatataatgtttttttgatattctgtctctatcctttaaaataaaaaatctgtttaccATAAATTATAGACTCCTCGTTTCTTTGTAAGTGGGCAAACTAACAAAATCAGCAGGGGATTAACTAATTATTTTCCCCACTGTAGATGCAGTTCAGTAAAAATAATCCACTGCAGTTAACAAGTACAAAAAGGTCACTTGAATCATATAAACTTCTGTATTTGACTGTAGACTGAATAGCCTATTTTgccacttttttaaaaaagatttttttttggcgtttttgcctttattatgataaGACAGTGATtagacaggaagcgaagtgggagagagagggggacggggacgggatcgggaaaggaccacgagccgggactcgaactcgggtcgcccGAAGCGCATTGGCGCTACATGTCCGTGACCTATATTGccacttttttacatttaaataaaaaaattccttTAAGATGAGTTTCAGTAGCacttagcatttattaattgcattttcACGCataatatttggtaacacttgtCTGTAAGCTCCCATTACTTAACGtaagtaaatacatttgttactgtttaATAGGCtaatcttttatatatataggctatatatataaaaatacaactttttttAGGTCATGTTCGCTCAGGTGTATTAAATGATATTAACATATACAAACTGTGATTTTAATAacatcatttgttcatgttagccTAACTAATGTagctaaataatgttaacaaatggaacttTACCAATATTTGTAATAGCAAATGTGAGGAACACTATCGCACTGTACAACCATGTCAAATAAACTACCATTCATGAAGTTAAATTGTGATATTTTACTCAAACTTAATTTGTTTAGAAGCGAGATGCCCGAGTAGGGACGCGCTCGAGCTTCCGCTCCGCTCCTTTCAGCGATTTGACCGCGAGTTCTTCAGTTCTTCTACTGTTTGAAAAATGCACCTCGCGACTCCTGCACTGTGTGCTGTGATGTCATAGTAATCGCGCTCCATATCTCTGCGCACACGAGCAGAATCTCTCTGAGGGTTCATGGCTAGGAGTATCGCGAGTTTTGTGTGAGAGACAGTCTAGTGCCGATTTGCAGATACTGAAACACAGTGTACAGACTAAACACGGTGTGCGGGCTTTATAGCGTCTACACAGTGATTAGGCCACAGTGTCCAGATCTGCAAAAACAGCGCCTTTTCAGAGTCTTCACACAATCTCCAGATTTGTCAATTCTTCACCGGGCATCATGTCCACACCGTCTTTACCCCCCTCTGTGGGCAATGTAGAGAGGTGGTTATGTGGGTTGACAAGCTTTAGCAGCAGAGGCACATACATCGTGAGGTGCAGTAACAGTAGATCGGACAACCAATATGAACAGGGCAGTTGCGGCAACAGGAGCTTGTCCAGGTCCGACAGCCTCAACAGTAGTTTGTCCAGGTCCAGTAGCCTCCAAGAGTGGATGTGTCCTCCGCTGCCAGGTCAAGTTCCTGTCGAGCCAGTGAAGTCTTCAAATGTCCCGACTGCTCAGGGTGCCATGAAGGCTTCTCCTGTGAACAAGAGCTCGACAGGTGGGACAGAATGATGACTGCTTACATTTTTTgacaagttaaagggttagttcacccaaaaatgaaatttctgttattaattactcaccctcatgtcgttccacacccgtaagacctttgttcatcttcagaacacaaattaagatatttttgatgaaatttttttttttttcctcaatagaaagcaatgaaattaacacattcaaggtccagaaaaataataaagacattgttaaaatagtcaacgtgactacagtggttcaaccttaatattatgaagcaacgataatattttttgtgcacaaaaacaaaacaaaaagtacaaaaagtattctcgtcgcttcataaccaCTGTACCactttgaaccactgtagtcacgttgactgttttaacaatgtttttactactttccTGGAGCTTGAATGtgattgctttctattgaggataaaaaaaaaaaaaacttttggatttgttaaaaaatatcttaatttgtgttgaacGACGATGATTAATttaagatgaaagaaggtcttacgggtgtggaacgacatgagggtgacaaaaatttcatttttgggtgaactaaccctttaagttctggtcacatttactgtttcTCAGGgaaattttgctgaaattttattttctgaattatttttctgaaatattttagtTGGACAAAACGTTCtcagaatatattttttattagctGGGAAGCACAATAAGCCATGAACTCAATGCGGTTCTCGCGCTGTCTGACACACACCCGAAacacgcacacagaaagcctCTTCTCAGACAGGATACGATCCCGAATAGAGCTCAACTTACTGTGCTTGAATGGTCAAATAAGCAaataattatgtcaaaatggcTGTTATGACCAGTATTCATGTTATCAGAGTCGGATATGTCTTTAATAAGACACTGCtgtatttaataaaatcaatgtttatttaaatatattatattggacacactttattttagggtccaattctcactattaactaactattaactacgacttttgcctcaataaactcctaatcaCTGcgtattaatagttagtaaggtagttgttaagtttaggtatgggtagggttaagggatgtagaatatgatcatgcagaataaggaattaatatgtgcttttataagccaatatcctagtaatatccatcctaataagcaactaattaatagtgagaattggaccataaactaaagtgttaccattatatttaatgtaaatatatgtgaAATATATGACCTTATGACCTTTGCCATTGCCAGAACTGAGCCAAATGTGGCCTGGAAATGTATGCTctctttttaataaaagatcaattaaaataacaaaaataactatatcatTATCGTGAAATAAAACACCTATTATTACTTAATATTGTGAAAGAAATGTTTGGTCACCCCTAAGGGACATTTATGCAGGTATAAAGCAGAAGCAAGGCGTCGTCAGGCGGATAGCTTGGAAATATTTGCATTACTTTGGATTTGTGACATTAAAGAAATGAATTTAATAGTAAAATGAAAGTTACgtcattatattattgttaaatatgAAGTCAGAGatgtttctaatttttgtttgtgttattttttcttCCCCCTTCTTTCAGAAAAACCTACAAAACGTAAGAAGATGGAAAGAATTTGTTCTTTCCTCAGGAGCATGTGGAAGGCTATGAAGAGTCCCTTCGGCTGCTGTTGTGACAGTAGTGCTGTGGATGTTGTGGAGCCTTTCATTCCTCCAGCCGATCCTGATCCCGATCCCGATCCATCATCACCTGATCCAGATCACTCCGGTGTCAAGCCAAATAATGGTAAATCTGCAGTCATTATTTCTCAAACATTGCTTTAAACAGTattgttgtcttgtttttccACTAAAGATATCTTGAggcttgttttcagagaataataatattattttctccatattaataatcatattattTTCTCGACACAACCAGcactgatatttttaatataaaagaaAGGATCTAGCAAGCTCATATATTTCTCttaattttctgtttgtttttcagacTCCTTTGAATCTCTCTATAACGTGGGAGAGATGATTGGATCCGGCGGATTCGGAAGAGTGTTCAAGGGAACCCGCAAATTTGACGACAAAAAGGTAAAGCAATCTTGCTGAATTATAGAAACATTTTGCTCTTGCATgcatcaaaacatatttaatacagATGGTTTGATACTTAGATGCTATGTGCAATGTCAGGCGCTTGAATACGGTTACTGTTATTGAAtactgtctttcttttttcgtTTCTGCAGGTTGCCATCAAGCGGATGCGCAAGACTTGCAACGATCTTTACCTTGATATTGTAAGTTGGCCAAAAGCTGAATGTGTGTTGAGTTGTTTAAGTGCAGATTACTGTAGATAATACACCTGTAGGAAGCATTAGGTGTAAATGTAACAGACAAATAAGCTCTGCTGATCGTATCTACAAAGATCAaagaaaagtacatttaaaaataatatgttttctTCAGATTTTTACCCTTCTGTCTTCCACTTTTCTCTAGCCTGGGCATCCCAAACCTCTCATTACAGAAGTGGCACTGCTGCTAATGATGAGGCAAGAACCCATAAGTCCCTACGTCATACAACTATACGACTGGTTTGAACATCCTCGAAAATTCACTCTCATAATGGAGTTCCCTGAACCCTGCGAGAGCTTGCTGGACTTCATCATTCATAATCCTCAACTGGACGAAACAACAGCGCGAGTCATCATGCGACAGGCTGTGCTCGCTGTACAACACTGCATTGAGCACAGCGTTTTCCATAATGACGTTCATGCGCACAATTTCCTGTTGAAGAAAGACACATTAGAGCTCAAGCTGATAGACTTTGGCTGCGGTCAGCTGTTGAGCAGCAATGGCTACGAGAGCTACATTTATATTGGtgagcatttttagagtgtagaaacCAGGATGTAGTGACTTAATTATTTGACACTTTGAAAAAAGTTGCTCAACAACGCACAAATGTCTTGCTTACAGGTTTACTGGATTACTGCCCACCTGAAGTCTTCACACAACCTCGATTCCACGCCGTCCCAGCGAATGTCTGGTCTTTAGGAGTGTTGTTGTACGAGATGGTGAACTCATGTCCTCCTTTTCGCGACGCAAAGGAAATCACACAAGCCAAAGTTTCATTTCAGAACTCCAGCTTATCTAAAGGTGAGTGAACAATATTGATAACATTGATAAACACGCACATAAAGCAAAGGCTGTTAATGGTGAAGTATGTAAGatgtttttatgttaaaatattattagtttGCCATTCATGTGTTTATCTCCCacaaaagtgtaaacattgagcCTCCCAGGCACCTTCTAAACATTGAGAACGGTCTGCTCAGATCCGTCAATCTCTTTCCAGCTCAACCTATAGCGTGTGTTtgggggcgtggctactgtagcagcgCGGAGCTTGAGGGTGTTTAGCCGCAGTGGGACCATGGGAAAAGAAATTTAGCTTTAGTTAAGGAGTAAAAGCATTTATACCTTTAAAGAGGTCATGAACACGTCAAAGCGAACAGAGCATTGTGATGCTACTCGCTACAAAAGACGCTTCAATATCACACAGCATCATCATGCACCCGTTCAGAAAGACAAATGTTCATAAAGACAAATGCAGCACAGCTAAAAGTGTTCCCAATATGTTGGAACTGAAACATGCCTGCCGTAAGAGCTGCATTTGTGATGTTTAAGagggttgtttgaaaatatgttatatttttgtaattctgtTAGGTGCCACTAGTGCCGCAGAAaatacatacttcacctttactATTAATCATGTTTCAGATGCTGTTTTCATAGATGCCAACATTAGTGTCACATGGTCATAACTAATCAGCTCTCTCCTTAATAAAATGTGTACAGAATGCAGTGATCTAATTAGCCAGTGCCTGACCCTGGATCCAACTAAACGCCTGACGTTAGAGCAGATGTTACAACATGAATGGATCAGAAATGATCTGCTGTAGATTGGAGAAGTTCAGGAGATTCACTCGATCAGTGATTCAGGTGTGAGGAAGTATAACAGACAGAGTAGAGTTGTTATCATTTATCTTCAATTCTggaatttttctttttgtagtgAGATTTTAAAATTTGTGTAGTCGACTGAGTTCAGTTTAATGTTCTTGTTATAGTCAAGTCAGTTCTCCATTTATATAgtactttatacaatacagattgtttcaaagcagcttcgtggtaataaacaggaaataacagaatgatgcaaacagaattcaattctgctgtaaagaagCCCTAATTAATAAGTTCACATGTTCATATAATCTTTGTATTGGATAGGAAATAACatatttggcttgctgtccttgGTGGAGGGCTCGAGCTCGAGACTTGACCTGAATCCTGAAGTCCACCTAACAGAATGGGATGTTATAGACTGTCAGTGTGAAGAATTCTTTTGCTTTTCTTCCCCAGGGTTGGACACACACCATCCAGTCTAGAAAAACACACTGGATTAAAGGCAGGATTGGATGGATATCATCCTGACAGGAACTCAAGCCACCAAACCAGAGCTCAGAGCCTGTCCACATCTGAGCAAGAACATGagagactgaagactggaaagAAGTCATCAAGTCATcacatttgctttgttttaaaagtCAAGTCACCTATTTATATGGCACTTTATACAAttcagattgtttcaaagcagaatTATAGTTATAAACAGTAAGATAATGATTAATGATacaaacagaattcaattctgcaTCGTCTTCTCTGTGTAAATGAAACAGATTAATCCtcattaaagttacaaaagttattcagtcaagagcagtgaattattttttctttgtccaGTATTATTAGGCTGCTATTTAAGACCTCCGATATAGCCTACTTATATTGTatcatgcgttttctttctcagctgtttacgttcacttaagacataactgactatgtttactaggatactcgccgagatgcatttttttaatacataatgTCTAtgaatttgtctgttcaagcgTGAGAAGACGTGaaacagctcaattcagtattaGCCCAATGTCCGAGACGCAGCTGTCTGGATGCGCACTTCGGATGTTTGCACACAGAAACTTTCCACACAGCGAGTAATGAATTGATTGGACTTTACACTGTGTCCTAACTACACGCGATGCGAAAAGATTCCTGGgacgagcaatttgactgtccacaccagacgcgacgcgacaatgagaagcgataaaatctttctttttttttttttttttgctgttatagcGCCAGTGGCCAGTCGCCACGTCCTTTTTCacacgaccacagaatgagctcttacataggtgtgctgagtttggtgaaaatatctcattcacTTCATGAGCCATTTTCGTTAAAGTGGCTCCGGCCACTTCGAATGTTTTGGCGGCCCCTAGGGGCAGTTAATAGAAatgtcaacttttttttcttctgataattattgacaatcagaacGACGCCAGAACAATCAGAATGATGAGCGAATCCAAGGCATGCGTTTTGTCTGTCTTAAGCCAAAgattccaacgatataagacacaatggtttaggagttatgagccatttcatatttttgacCGCTGTCAGGCCTGTCGGGACGAGTCTTGCTGACGTTGTAGAAGGTGTGAATGCCACCAGCCCTCAAATTTTCAAGTCTCTATACGACTTATGGTTTGGTCTGCCCAATCACTTTTatgggagaatgctgatccttggacaATTTAAAGATTACAATAGAGTTTCAGAGCTAcgcgcttgaacccctaataataatacctttctcatttgatttttaaatgcaCCATTCCATTTAAATGTACACTCTTTCTGTGCTTGGTGTTTCATTGTGATTGCACTGATCAGGGTAAGTTGAGGTGAGTCCATACACTGGGCTGCATTAGGAATTAATTGTGTTTGTTTAATTCAGGGCTCACATTTCCCTGCTCTCACTGAGACTGTCACAGAGATAGGGCCATGCAACCAGACACGCTGTGGGAACAATTGGTTATACAATCCACCTTCACATCCTCAGACTGTTGAGGGAAAGACAAGTGACATTCATGTGGATCCATTCAATATATTATTCACAAGTGCCACACAGAGCTGCAGTTGGATGAAGATTATTTGTGCTTACGCATGAACAATTGAATGCACTgttcaacaacaacattttGTATTTAGCTGTTGCAACAAATGACCCCAATAAACCTACACTGACACATTCAGACAGCAGTCAATTAGATAATGAAGGtgtactctaaaaaaaaaatgctgggctgttttttttttaaaccaaaatgCTGGGATAAGCATGCTGGGTAATTTGTATTGggttatttgtaatatttttaccCAGGTGCTGAGTCATTTTTAATGTCAATGAACCCCCTCACATATCTACCCAGCGCTGGGTAAATGTAACCCAATGTTGGGTAGTCTGTGCCAAAACGGTTAAAACTGGAACTTAacagtcattttgttttggtacatacaatacaaatattaaagaaaaaaaaaatatatatgtatcaaTGCGACTTTCATGAAGgaaaatcattaaaaggcttccttccactgaaaaaaatagtccctaaccatgaacagcaacagaagttacatttattacgccattaAATGGCAGCAAAGATTGTTTTATGAACGAGTCACTAAGTCGCAAAGACTGAAAAATGTTttggagtattttatgattgtAAAAGACTGACTTGCcattgaataaataatattgtatATGAACTCTTTCTGTCCTTTATGTATAGGGAgattttaaagtgcatttttattatttaaaattaaaaaacaatatcaAATTGACTGACCCAGcgctgattaaaaaaacaacccagcaaatgggttaaTGTATAAAACCCAGCAAGCTGGGTAAATATAACCTAGCATGTGTTCTGTCCAATATTTACCCAGTGCTGGGTTGCCAaataacccaaattgggttgtttttaacccagcatttttagggTGTAGACTCTAAAAAAAATCTGGGTTGTTtgaacccatgtttgggtcaaatatggacaaacccaaccgttggtttaaatttttaaattacatttttgaacctaacggttgggtttgtccctatttgacccaaacatgggttcaaacaacccagcattttttagagtaggCCTATATACTTTCAAAAATAATCACACAGACAAATATTCACTTGAGTAAAATGTGTGACAACTTGTCTCAGTGTTCTATTTTCTATATTTGCAACCTACTTCCAAGACCCAAGTAATCATCGGTACAGTGGAATAGATGTAGGCTACACTCGTCCCCTCAAGAGCTCGCGCCCGTTTTCCGTTCACACGCGCGCTCGACAGAGACACGTTCTCTCCTTGTGGCCAATCCCACCATCAGCTGTCAGACGGATTACCTCAAGCCTGGAGTCGCCTAATGCCTGTTTCGCGAATGGTGGTGTTTGTGAGAAGCGAGCAATCTAATGTGAGGGACATTTAGTCCTAGTAACCGACAGCACCAGTCATCTGTAGTTCAGACCGAAGCCTTGAGGATCCTCAAGCATGTCGGGAGGCAAACACAGAGGAAACACACATCGCTGAAGtcgcagcagcagcagcagcagcaccacGCCTTCCGCGATATTCCGAGTCTGCAGCTGGTGCTCTGGCGTCGGATGGAGTAGACATTGCGGATCCGAACTCCAGGATCCATAATGCCCGTTAGTCAAGCCTGACACCACCGAGATGCTGCCGGGCTCTATTCAGATAACTGGAGAGGCGCTGTCCGGTGCTGAAATCAAAGACATATGCGACAGCCTGAAGGAGAACAGTGTGCGGCTGCTGTCCGTGCGCGGCTGTCAGCTGTCCGACCGGGACTTCGGCCGTGTATGTCGCGGCGTGGCAGAGTCGCACTCTCTCGCTCAACTCAACCTGAACCTCGGCGTGGTGTCCACCATCGGCCGGACCAAGCATCTGGCAGATGCTCTGAAGGCCAAC from Ctenopharyngodon idella isolate HZGC_01 chromosome 13, HZGC01, whole genome shotgun sequence encodes the following:
- the LOC127524943 gene encoding serine/threonine-protein kinase pim-2-like — its product is MCPPLPGQVPVEPVKSSNVPTAQGAMKASPVNKSSTEKPTKRKKMERICSFLRSMWKAMKSPFGCCCDSSAVDVVEPFIPPADPDPDPDPSSPDPDHSGVKPNNDSFESLYNVGEMIGSGGFGRVFKGTRKFDDKKVAIKRMRKTCNDLYLDIPGHPKPLITEVALLLMMRQEPISPYVIQLYDWFEHPRKFTLIMEFPEPCESLLDFIIHNPQLDETTARVIMRQAVLAVQHCIEHSVFHNDVHAHNFLLKKDTLELKLIDFGCGQLLSSNGYESYIYIGLLDYCPPEVFTQPRFHAVPANVWSLGVLLYEMVNSCPPFRDAKEITQAKVSFQNSSLSKGLDTHHPV